One window from the genome of Dyadobacter sp. CECT 9275 encodes:
- a CDS encoding tyrosine-type recombinase/integrase, protein MATVKLVLWKHNERKDGKFPIAVRITKDRKSRYVFTGKYVFEKEWDAQSDKVKKSHENSVRLNAFLRKKLSEIETISDKSEIIEENLSSDQIKRKFKRQNTKVSFFQLACERIRNKNLEGIYSVGQPELSILYNIHEFLNFNATLSKEKVIEGIDARRKARISKARSGPQNLHDDLTTLANKSSLNFEDIDTAFINRFKSFCSAFLGHKTRTITNQLMFIRTIYNLAIKEGITDAKKYPFGGEKEIIRIPSGNKIGLTTEEIKRIETLKLEENTSIWHTRNIWLFAYYFAGVRVSDVVSLKWADFLDGRLYYQMNKNEKPVSLKIPEQAHKILALYMPEKSSTDDYIFPFMKKANPQDKKDVFTKIRNATKLLNKHLKKIADKCKIEKNLSNHIARHSFGNIAGDRIHPLMLQKLYRHSDLKTTLNYQANFIHKEADEALEKVLGE, encoded by the coding sequence ATGGCAACAGTAAAACTAGTGCTCTGGAAACACAACGAGCGGAAGGATGGTAAATTTCCGATTGCTGTAAGAATTACCAAGGACCGGAAAAGCCGCTATGTCTTTACCGGCAAATATGTTTTCGAAAAAGAATGGGATGCCCAATCTGACAAGGTGAAAAAATCGCACGAAAATTCAGTGCGCTTAAACGCATTCCTGCGAAAGAAGCTTTCGGAAATCGAAACGATCAGTGATAAATCTGAGATCATCGAAGAAAATCTCTCATCGGACCAAATCAAAAGAAAGTTTAAGCGTCAAAACACTAAGGTTTCGTTCTTTCAGTTGGCCTGCGAGAGAATTCGTAACAAGAATTTGGAAGGGATCTACTCCGTAGGGCAGCCGGAGCTCTCCATCTTATATAACATCCATGAGTTCCTGAACTTTAACGCTACTCTTTCGAAAGAAAAAGTGATTGAAGGAATTGATGCCAGGCGTAAAGCAAGAATATCCAAAGCGAGATCAGGCCCACAGAATCTACACGATGACCTGACGACGTTAGCGAACAAAAGCAGCCTTAACTTTGAAGATATTGATACGGCGTTTATAAACCGATTCAAAAGCTTTTGCTCAGCTTTCCTGGGGCACAAAACACGTACGATCACCAATCAGTTAATGTTCATCCGCACGATATACAATCTCGCGATTAAAGAGGGGATCACCGACGCAAAAAAATATCCCTTTGGAGGAGAAAAGGAAATCATAAGAATTCCTTCGGGAAACAAAATAGGTTTGACAACAGAGGAGATCAAACGAATTGAAACCCTGAAACTGGAAGAGAACACTTCAATTTGGCATACGCGTAACATCTGGCTTTTTGCCTATTACTTTGCCGGTGTACGGGTCTCCGACGTAGTATCCTTAAAATGGGCTGACTTCTTAGACGGCCGGTTGTACTACCAGATGAATAAAAATGAAAAACCCGTCAGTTTAAAAATTCCGGAACAGGCTCATAAGATACTGGCCCTTTATATGCCAGAGAAAAGCTCAACGGATGACTACATCTTTCCCTTCATGAAAAAAGCCAATCCTCAAGACAAAAAGGATGTCTTCACAAAAATCCGGAATGCAACAAAGCTTCTCAACAAACATCTGAAAAAAATCGCCGACAAGTGTAAAATTGAAAAGAACTTGTCCAATCATATCGCCAGGCATTCCTTCGGCAATATCGCAGGCGACAGAATTCACCCGCTTATGCTCCAAAAGCTGTATAGACACTCAGACTTGAAGACCACCCTTAACTATCAAGCGAACTTTATTCACAAGGAAGCGGATGAGGCTCTGGAAAAGGTTCTTGGAGAGTAG
- a CDS encoding IS256 family transposase — protein sequence MEKTEFEQMRDRALEQLMKGQSLTGKEGVFAPLLQQFLESALESEMNTHLSDQERESGNKRNGKGSKRLKTTSGEILLTTPEDRKSTFSPQIVKKRETVLADNLAPQIIGLYSKGMSFRDISDHIQQMYDVEISHATLSEITERVIPLVKEWQSRPLESLYTIVWLDAMHYKVRDGGRVVSRAVYNVLGVNRDGYKDLIGMYVSESEGANFWLSVLTDLKSRGVKDILIACTDNLTGFSEAILASFPQSEIQTCIIHQIRNSLKYVASKDQKTFMQDLKTVYRAATKDKAEMELDKLNVKWGVKYPVVIKSWQNNWHKLSTYFAYDEQIRRLIYTTNAVEGFHRQVRKITKTKGAFPNDMALLKLIYLAVENISRKWTSPLQNWALTVQQLHIKFGDRMQMDL from the coding sequence ATGGAAAAGACAGAATTTGAACAGATGCGCGACAGAGCGCTCGAACAGTTAATGAAGGGACAGTCATTAACTGGAAAAGAGGGAGTTTTTGCTCCTTTGCTTCAGCAATTTTTAGAAAGTGCTCTCGAGTCTGAAATGAACACCCACCTCAGTGATCAAGAGCGGGAATCGGGCAATAAGCGTAATGGCAAAGGAAGCAAACGTTTAAAAACAACGTCTGGTGAGATACTCCTGACTACGCCCGAGGATCGTAAAAGCACATTTTCTCCACAAATTGTCAAGAAACGTGAAACTGTTCTGGCCGACAACCTTGCACCGCAAATAATCGGGCTCTACAGTAAGGGTATGAGTTTTAGGGATATTTCCGATCATATCCAGCAAATGTATGACGTTGAAATATCTCATGCGACATTGTCAGAAATCACTGAACGGGTCATTCCACTAGTTAAGGAATGGCAGAGCAGGCCGTTAGAAAGCCTTTACACCATTGTTTGGTTGGATGCCATGCATTACAAGGTGAGAGACGGTGGCCGAGTTGTATCAAGAGCCGTTTACAATGTGCTTGGAGTAAATCGAGATGGCTATAAGGACTTAATCGGCATGTATGTATCAGAAAGTGAGGGAGCTAACTTTTGGCTTTCAGTGCTTACTGATCTTAAATCCAGGGGAGTTAAAGACATTTTGATAGCCTGTACCGACAATCTTACCGGCTTTTCCGAGGCAATATTGGCATCTTTTCCTCAGTCTGAAATTCAGACCTGCATTATTCACCAGATCCGAAATTCGCTTAAATATGTTGCTTCCAAGGATCAAAAAACTTTCATGCAAGACCTGAAAACGGTCTATCGGGCAGCTACCAAAGATAAAGCGGAAATGGAGCTGGATAAGCTCAACGTCAAATGGGGAGTCAAGTATCCAGTCGTGATCAAATCCTGGCAGAATAATTGGCACAAATTATCGACCTATTTTGCTTATGATGAGCAAATTAGAAGGCTTATTTATACCACTAACGCGGTTGAAGGCTTTCATCGGCAAGTTCGCAAAATCACTAAAACAAAAGGCGCTTTTCCCAATGACATGGCATTGCTCAAATTGATATATTTAGCAGTAGAAAACATCAGCAGGAAGTGGACGTCCCCTTTGCAAAATTGGGCACTTACAGTTCAACAATTGCATATCAAATTTGGCGACAGAATGCAAATGGATCTTTAA
- a CDS encoding SIR2 family protein: MDQTSDPKKAFKTRLKNMLSSSECPPFLFVGSGVSIRYCSIPTWIGLLKGFVENNKECFKHKFGYYSSKCSNDPLKIASSLAEEFHAHWWQSDEYEDSRNDYSEIASKDIETAFKIELAKYVETRKQLNEGLEEEISLISQAVISGILTTNWDDFLQEIFPEFQTQIGQKEAIFADHKSIGELYKIHGCTSKPESLVVTSSDYNKFMENNHYLNAKLLTLFAEYPILFLGYSLSDPNIELILKNLISCLDKDLFHIEKLQNRLFFVEWQSSPCNPSIETSSYTSNSIIIPLVKIKAHDYKEIWEVLADLPRTLSVKTLRQLQKMVFEFVTTSKPTGKILVQGIEELEKIDELEVVVGFGNISKLQERGIVGLKARDLLEDILFGQLQEQNYPEIVKKVLPSVIRQNVFIPFFKYQRATSNLNADNSLKAHTFNNYTLTRANTITIEDYRVDTGRTRMTNLGQTHATLESMLKALTPIHAVQAIPYLPKEKIDLTALRSFLKDNWSEFGAKENSYSSPYRKCICLLDFLEYANHN, from the coding sequence ATGGATCAGACTAGTGACCCAAAAAAAGCCTTCAAGACTCGCCTCAAAAATATGCTGTCAAGCTCGGAATGCCCGCCATTTCTCTTTGTCGGCTCTGGAGTTTCAATTCGCTACTGCTCAATTCCAACTTGGATCGGTCTACTGAAAGGATTTGTTGAGAATAATAAAGAGTGCTTTAAGCACAAATTTGGATACTACTCTTCAAAATGCTCAAATGATCCGCTAAAAATCGCATCAAGTTTAGCGGAAGAGTTTCACGCACATTGGTGGCAATCAGACGAATACGAGGATAGCCGGAATGATTACAGCGAAATTGCTAGCAAAGATATCGAAACAGCATTCAAGATCGAGCTCGCAAAGTATGTAGAAACGCGGAAGCAACTCAACGAAGGCCTTGAAGAAGAAATTTCACTGATTTCTCAGGCAGTGATAAGCGGAATCTTAACCACCAATTGGGACGATTTTCTCCAAGAAATTTTCCCCGAATTTCAAACTCAAATAGGACAAAAAGAGGCCATTTTTGCCGATCATAAGTCAATCGGTGAGCTATACAAGATACATGGATGCACCTCAAAACCTGAATCATTGGTAGTCACATCTAGCGATTACAATAAATTCATGGAAAACAATCACTACCTAAATGCAAAGCTTCTCACCCTCTTTGCTGAGTATCCAATTCTTTTTCTAGGATATTCCTTGTCCGATCCAAATATCGAGCTCATCCTCAAAAATTTAATTTCCTGTCTGGATAAGGATCTGTTTCACATCGAAAAACTCCAAAACAGACTATTCTTCGTAGAGTGGCAAAGCTCACCCTGCAATCCTTCGATAGAAACTTCCAGTTACACTTCGAATTCCATCATAATTCCATTAGTAAAGATTAAGGCTCACGATTACAAAGAAATTTGGGAGGTCCTGGCCGACCTACCAAGAACACTGTCGGTCAAAACGTTACGCCAGCTCCAAAAAATGGTCTTTGAATTTGTCACGACCTCAAAACCGACGGGAAAAATTCTTGTGCAGGGCATTGAAGAGCTTGAGAAAATTGACGAGCTAGAAGTTGTCGTCGGATTTGGGAACATATCAAAACTACAAGAGAGAGGAATTGTAGGCTTAAAGGCTCGTGATCTACTAGAAGACATATTGTTTGGGCAACTTCAGGAACAAAATTATCCTGAAATCGTCAAAAAGGTACTCCCTTCAGTCATTCGGCAAAATGTATTTATACCCTTCTTTAAGTACCAAAGAGCGACATCAAACCTCAACGCAGACAATTCCTTGAAGGCTCACACCTTTAACAATTATACACTTACCAGGGCTAATACGATCACAATCGAGGATTACCGAGTGGATACCGGTAGAACTCGCATGACCAACTTGGGGCAAACTCATGCCACGTTGGAGTCAATGTTGAAAGCATTGACTCCCATTCACGCAGTCCAGGCAATTCCCTATCTACCAAAAGAGAAAATTGATCTAACCGCCCTTCGAAGCTTTTTAAAAGATAACTGGAGTGAATTCGGCGCAAAAGAGAATAGCTACTCCTCTCCATATCGAAAGTGTATCTGTCTGCTAGACTTCCTAGAATACGCCAACCATAACTAA
- the drt3a gene encoding antiviral reverse transcriptase Drt3a codes for MLDQSFSPENFQKIIDLENRKGNYLVGKFFPNIVEIDNAIKEEKQRTIIRTKRLTEKDFTADLDVDIPKTFDLERLRENRDQILHLELQKISAEIDQPDYKIGIECDITISDKPVYKTTKSIESILILKQLQYNLRKIYKVKQSNRFSIVNNVKILLSDGFPKIILKTDIKGFYENIPQKELLRKINNENLLTLSSRRIISQVLREYNDLTKNTTGVPRGIGISPYLVELYMRDIDSRIKNLAGVMYYARYVDDIIVIYTPSDSISPQAQKEKIKVIRIHPTNSIFFGFR; via the coding sequence ATGCTTGACCAATCATTCTCTCCCGAAAACTTTCAGAAAATAATTGATTTAGAAAACCGCAAAGGGAATTATCTCGTTGGTAAATTTTTTCCGAACATAGTAGAAATAGACAACGCAATCAAGGAAGAAAAGCAGCGAACAATAATCAGGACAAAGAGGCTAACTGAGAAAGATTTTACTGCAGATTTGGATGTTGACATTCCTAAAACGTTTGATCTTGAACGACTAAGAGAAAATCGCGATCAAATTCTCCACCTTGAATTGCAAAAAATTAGCGCCGAAATTGACCAACCGGATTACAAAATCGGCATTGAATGTGATATCACAATCTCCGATAAGCCTGTATATAAAACAACAAAGAGCATCGAGAGTATACTCATTCTTAAACAACTACAATACAATCTCCGAAAAATATACAAGGTTAAACAATCAAATCGGTTTTCGATTGTCAATAACGTAAAAATTCTTCTCTCTGATGGATTTCCAAAAATAATTCTCAAAACTGATATCAAAGGATTTTATGAAAACATTCCTCAAAAAGAACTGTTGAGAAAGATTAATAATGAAAACCTTCTCACTCTTTCATCTAGACGTATAATCTCTCAGGTTCTTAGAGAGTACAATGATTTAACTAAGAATACAACTGGTGTTCCTCGTGGTATTGGAATTAGTCCCTACCTAGTCGAACTATATATGCGCGACATAGACTCAAGAATTAAGAACCTTGCTGGCGTGATGTACTACGCGCGATACGTCGATGACATAATTGTAATTTATACACCATCCGACTCTATCAGCCCGCAAGCTCAAAAAGAAAAGATAAAGGTGATACGTATCCATCCGACGAACTCCATCTTCTTCGGCTTTCGGTAA
- the tnpA gene encoding IS66 family insertion sequence element accessory protein TnpA yields the protein MKTDTEQMRQLYEQWCSEDISKQAFCNQNGLGYHKFNYWVKKFRNDSAESPVSQKGFSRIVTHSRLEQPQRQVLATFVFASGARLELFAALDAAFIRELAN from the coding sequence ATGAAAACGGATACAGAACAAATGCGCCAGCTTTACGAGCAGTGGTGCTCAGAAGACATTAGCAAGCAGGCTTTTTGCAATCAGAATGGGTTGGGTTACCATAAGTTCAATTATTGGGTTAAGAAATTCCGCAACGACAGCGCAGAGAGCCCCGTTTCGCAGAAAGGATTTTCCAGGATAGTTACCCATTCGCGATTAGAGCAGCCACAGCGTCAAGTGCTGGCGACGTTTGTATTTGCTTCTGGCGCCAGACTGGAATTATTTGCAGCGCTGGATGCGGCGTTTATCAGGGAATTGGCGAACTAA
- the tnpB gene encoding IS66 family insertion sequence element accessory protein TnpB (TnpB, as the term is used for proteins encoded by IS66 family insertion elements, is considered an accessory protein, since TnpC, encoded by a neighboring gene, is a DDE family transposase.), whose product MLALSHTCRYFLYRSPTDMRYGIYSLAGLVRNELGFDPSSGDVFVFLGKRLDQIRLLQWDRDGFAMYVKKLEVGTFEWPKGNQILITSHQLTLLLQGVMLDSVRLRKRYIRA is encoded by the coding sequence ATGCTGGCTCTGTCGCATACCTGCCGCTATTTTCTTTACCGCAGTCCCACGGATATGCGTTACGGCATTTACAGCCTGGCTGGCCTAGTGCGCAATGAGCTAGGCTTTGATCCATCCTCGGGCGATGTGTTTGTCTTTTTAGGCAAACGTTTGGATCAGATTCGGTTACTTCAGTGGGATCGGGATGGCTTTGCGATGTATGTCAAGAAGCTTGAAGTTGGCACCTTTGAGTGGCCGAAAGGCAATCAGATCTTGATCACAAGCCATCAACTGACGCTTCTTTTACAAGGCGTCATGCTAGATTCTGTCCGTCTGCGAAAGCGGTATATCAGGGCCTGA
- the tnpC gene encoding IS66 family transposase: MYFHVMEDTATDYKLLYEQVLLEHKKALAEKDVEIQSLQLELDKYRRYLFGKKSEKLPSPYPDAAQTNLFELGTTQQQQEELSQTVEVVEKAPVKKREKGTGRMLLPENLRREVIIIEPDQDVTGCTIIGEEVTEVLDVIPAELFVKRYIRYKYARSNGEGVVTGSLPERVIEKGIPSDGLIAQIIIDKYVFGLPLHRQIEKYKRLGVTFPASTVSDWLMKGWQHLAPLWELLKILVINQKYLQADETPLKVLDRGHKNGIHQGYMWIYNAPCDQLTLFDYRKGRDQSGPRQMLADYQGILQVDGYSVYEKLFSNHPDILLVYCMAHARRKFVDALPYDKQKANHVLERMQRLYALEEEMRQQHWIGSQRLG; this comes from the coding sequence TTGTACTTTCATGTTATGGAAGATACGGCAACGGACTATAAATTGCTCTATGAACAGGTGCTTCTGGAACATAAAAAAGCCCTCGCCGAGAAGGATGTCGAGATTCAATCCCTGCAGCTGGAGCTCGATAAATATCGCCGCTATCTATTCGGTAAAAAGAGCGAAAAACTTCCCAGTCCGTATCCGGACGCAGCCCAAACTAACCTTTTTGAATTAGGTACTACCCAGCAGCAGCAAGAGGAGTTGTCCCAAACTGTCGAAGTGGTTGAAAAGGCTCCTGTCAAAAAGCGTGAAAAAGGAACTGGCCGCATGCTACTTCCGGAAAACCTGCGTCGGGAGGTAATCATCATCGAGCCTGATCAAGACGTTACCGGCTGTACCATTATCGGTGAAGAAGTAACCGAGGTTCTGGACGTGATTCCAGCCGAACTCTTTGTAAAGCGCTACATCCGTTACAAATATGCCCGTTCCAACGGAGAGGGTGTCGTTACAGGCTCCCTACCTGAGAGAGTCATTGAAAAGGGTATTCCTTCCGACGGCCTGATTGCCCAGATCATCATCGATAAATACGTGTTCGGCCTTCCGCTGCACCGACAGATCGAAAAATATAAACGGTTAGGGGTAACTTTCCCAGCTTCCACGGTCTCAGATTGGCTGATGAAGGGCTGGCAACATCTGGCACCGTTATGGGAGCTCCTTAAGATATTGGTAATCAACCAGAAATACTTACAGGCCGATGAGACCCCACTGAAAGTGCTGGACAGGGGCCATAAAAACGGGATCCATCAGGGCTATATGTGGATTTACAATGCTCCTTGTGACCAACTGACCCTGTTTGATTACCGGAAGGGCCGTGATCAAAGCGGCCCCAGGCAAATGCTTGCTGACTACCAGGGTATCCTCCAGGTAGACGGTTATTCGGTATACGAAAAGCTTTTTAGTAATCACCCGGACATCCTGCTGGTCTACTGCATGGCGCATGCCCGTAGAAAATTCGTGGATGCGCTGCCGTACGATAAACAAAAGGCCAATCATGTCTTGGAGCGCATGCAGCGGCTTTACGCCCTGGAGGAAGAGATGCGCCAGCAGCACTGGATTGGGAGTCAAAGACTCGGCTGA
- a CDS encoding IS66 family transposase encodes MAPLLFELKHWMSEQLPLVMPKSPLGQAIAYSLQRWEGLSAYALHGQIEIDNNLAENAIRPLAIGRKAFLFAGSHQAAEMTAAMYSFMATCKKNGVNEQQWLTDVLERIQSHKHKDLYQLLPNNWSKYRKQDV; translated from the coding sequence GTGGCACCCCTCCTGTTTGAGCTGAAGCATTGGATGAGCGAGCAACTACCACTGGTAATGCCTAAAAGCCCACTTGGACAAGCCATTGCTTATTCACTCCAACGTTGGGAAGGCCTGAGCGCTTACGCACTACATGGGCAAATCGAGATCGATAACAATCTAGCGGAAAACGCAATCAGGCCATTAGCAATCGGCAGAAAAGCGTTTTTGTTCGCAGGCTCGCATCAAGCCGCAGAAATGACCGCAGCCATGTACTCCTTCATGGCAACGTGCAAGAAAAATGGCGTTAACGAGCAGCAATGGCTCACCGATGTGCTGGAAAGAATCCAATCCCACAAGCATAAAGACCTCTATCAGTTACTTCCCAATAACTGGAGCAAATATCGGAAACAAGACGTTTAG
- the drt3b gene encoding antiviral reverse transcriptase Drt3b produces the protein MNKRKRKYIKYKKERVILSDVLPFEVPITFSNRHLYEYITKNQIVFNSIDNKIACLKNNTDVTQAIIRLIFGISHEKPFIDGQVNIEKAHTIPFSYKISHKENDYRELCIVHPKNQLKIIDFYEKYKEMILYYCSRSAFSIRKPHRVAKYTYYADRIHLQKLADASDGIIDENDKEYENLRTFFVYKKYSNIHKFYESYQYHRAEKRFNRLLKFDISKCFDSIYSHTISWALIDKETIKQNLDYNRGSFGSKFDSLMQELNYNETNGIVIGPEFSRIFAELILQKVDTSVEQELTEKGLKYKTDFEIFRYVDDYFIFYNDETCLQAILSAFRLRLREFKLYFNDAKTQIFDKPIITGITIAKQKISELMNENFKYTLHDEFESGANGEINVIGQKGAIHINSNRIITKFKTIISESNVEYKDILNYSFVILERKLKILLRQYFKIIKEAKSEREFIQAILELLDFIFFLYAVSPKVNTTLRLCRILRLVIEALSLKDKFKSDMRNLVFKKVYDNIFFILQKNRSSQHTQVETLYLLITIAELGNQYWLSEEVLAEYLGIQAVNGNFTSPNELNYFAIVVSLFYMKSKVRYDKLRAFIIQHVEKKFENTNSEIRMQRSEFSHLLMDILAYPYTDIMLTKRKLLNLYKISDQTLQNKIIGERRHWFTNWSNFKFGKELDSRQSQEVY, from the coding sequence ATGAATAAGCGCAAACGAAAATATATAAAATATAAAAAGGAAAGAGTTATTCTTTCCGATGTACTTCCATTTGAAGTTCCTATCACTTTTTCGAATCGTCACTTATATGAATATATTACAAAAAATCAAATCGTATTTAATTCAATAGACAATAAAATCGCTTGCTTAAAGAATAATACCGATGTCACACAAGCTATTATTCGCTTAATATTCGGTATATCACATGAAAAACCGTTTATAGATGGTCAAGTGAATATCGAGAAGGCACATACGATTCCGTTCAGCTATAAAATTAGTCACAAAGAAAACGACTATCGAGAGCTATGCATTGTACATCCAAAAAATCAATTAAAGATCATTGATTTCTATGAGAAATATAAGGAAATGATCCTATACTATTGTTCGCGCAGCGCATTTTCAATAAGGAAACCACATCGTGTCGCAAAGTATACATATTATGCGGACAGAATACATCTTCAAAAACTAGCTGACGCTAGTGACGGAATCATAGATGAAAATGATAAAGAATATGAAAACCTTCGAACGTTTTTTGTATACAAAAAATATAGTAACATTCACAAATTTTATGAATCATATCAGTACCATCGTGCCGAGAAAAGGTTTAATCGTCTTTTAAAATTTGATATATCCAAATGTTTTGATAGCATATATTCTCATACAATATCATGGGCACTGATAGATAAAGAAACAATTAAGCAAAATTTAGACTACAATAGGGGGTCATTTGGTTCTAAATTTGACTCGCTCATGCAGGAACTGAATTATAACGAAACTAACGGAATTGTTATAGGTCCTGAATTTTCAAGAATTTTCGCAGAGCTAATTCTGCAAAAAGTCGACACCAGTGTTGAACAAGAGTTAACAGAGAAGGGACTAAAATATAAGACAGATTTTGAAATATTTCGTTATGTAGATGATTACTTCATCTTTTATAACGACGAGACCTGCTTGCAAGCGATTCTGTCGGCATTTAGATTGAGATTGAGAGAATTTAAACTTTACTTCAATGATGCAAAAACGCAAATATTTGACAAGCCAATTATCACAGGGATCACAATCGCAAAACAAAAGATAAGTGAGCTGATGAATGAAAACTTCAAGTATACCCTACACGATGAATTTGAATCAGGTGCAAATGGTGAAATAAATGTGATTGGGCAAAAAGGAGCTATTCATATCAATTCGAATCGAATAATTACGAAATTTAAAACGATAATATCTGAATCTAATGTAGAATACAAAGATATCTTAAATTATTCATTTGTAATTCTTGAGCGAAAATTAAAAATACTACTTCGGCAGTATTTTAAAATCATTAAAGAGGCTAAAAGTGAACGCGAATTCATCCAGGCAATACTAGAGTTGCTCGATTTTATTTTCTTTCTATACGCAGTATCACCAAAAGTTAATACAACGCTACGGTTGTGCAGAATTCTAAGACTTGTAATTGAAGCCCTCAGCTTAAAAGACAAGTTTAAATCTGACATGAGAAATCTAGTGTTCAAAAAAGTATATGACAATATTTTCTTTATATTGCAAAAAAATCGTTCATCTCAGCATACGCAGGTTGAGACGCTGTATTTGCTGATTACCATAGCTGAATTAGGAAATCAGTATTGGCTAAGCGAAGAGGTATTAGCCGAATACTTGGGTATACAAGCAGTTAATGGCAATTTTACGTCTCCAAACGAGCTGAATTATTTCGCAATAGTCGTTTCTCTATTCTACATGAAGTCCAAGGTTCGATATGACAAGCTACGAGCCTTTATAATTCAGCATGTTGAGAAAAAATTTGAAAATACCAACTCCGAGATTAGGATGCAAAGGTCTGAATTTTCTCACTTACTTATGGATATTTTGGCTTATCCATATACCGATATTATGCTTACTAAAAGAAAGTTGTTAAACTTATACAAAATTTCGGATCAGACCTTACAGAACAAAATTATCGGCGAGAGAAGACACTGGTTTACAAATTGGTCGAACTTCAAGTTTGGCAAGGAGCTTGACTCACGACAAAGCCAAGAGGTCTACTAA
- a CDS encoding MerR family transcriptional regulator: protein MLIGELSKQAGLSRDTIRFYEKQGLIAVGRKERRFNNYKEYSQGTLQRLLQIKRIKGFGFTLNEAAEFLDMIENNQASCGNVSEKILEKVSLIDQKINDLEAIKKIMINGVDKCLQKCTPNFSDYNCPMLVTDLIADR, encoded by the coding sequence ATGCTGATCGGAGAATTATCAAAACAAGCCGGGTTATCCAGGGATACCATCCGTTTTTACGAAAAACAGGGGCTTATCGCAGTGGGTCGTAAGGAACGTCGCTTTAATAATTATAAAGAGTACTCCCAAGGTACATTGCAAAGGCTTTTGCAGATCAAACGTATTAAAGGATTTGGTTTTACACTGAATGAAGCAGCCGAATTCCTGGATATGATCGAGAATAACCAGGCATCATGTGGAAATGTCTCTGAGAAGATCCTTGAAAAGGTCTCTTTGATAGATCAGAAAATCAATGATTTGGAAGCAATTAAGAAAATCATGATTAATGGTGTAGACAAATGCCTGCAAAAATGCACTCCTAATTTCTCGGATTATAATTGTCCTATGCTGGTAACCGATTTGATTGCAGATAGGTGA
- a CDS encoding YnfA family protein, with protein sequence MVVIKSLLVFILAGLCEIGGGYLVWLWLKEDKPVWYGIVGGIILALYGVVATLQPAGFGRVYATYGGIFIVMALIWAWQVDGFRPDKYDLIGAAIALVGVCIIYYAPRQ encoded by the coding sequence ATGGTCGTCATAAAATCTTTACTTGTCTTCATTTTGGCCGGGCTTTGTGAAATTGGAGGGGGATACCTGGTTTGGTTGTGGCTCAAAGAGGATAAGCCGGTTTGGTATGGCATCGTGGGTGGGATCATCCTGGCTTTATACGGTGTGGTCGCTACGCTTCAACCAGCTGGCTTTGGCCGGGTTTATGCCACATATGGCGGTATCTTCATTGTGATGGCCCTGATCTGGGCTTGGCAGGTCGATGGGTTTAGGCCAGACAAATACGATCTGATTGGAGCTGCCATTGCCTTGGTTGGCGTTTGCATCATTTATTATGCACCCCGGCAGTAA